A genomic segment from Gemmatimonas aurantiaca encodes:
- a CDS encoding insulinase family protein — protein MPALSDAQQPHVLSAVSSYRLDNGLTVVLAPDSTAFHVSVELWLASGTRHDPKGQRGTAHLLEHVSAALAAPLDSEGRRRAAPLQANSNAQVRRDHARYFLLVDPSALDAALAMHAARLALRSEAITDSVVRAHADIVVNEGRGGELPVTEGLQPYWRLQIGTYGDAHPYGLLGETEQSVRSISAADLRAFADAHAAVGDAMLLVVGAFDVDSTRARIAARYGALPARASGAPRQWRALPATSTLRREMQRAISGSSRLTRRFAVPPLGESALEHAEIALRLAADRWGRDAKALLRQPPRVTVEPGMLASDLTINAELADGSAIVAASRLLDQALSAVARGDTVGLGEARAEGTATMLGLLDALGFQRSRSEQLGEATFFAGDPAVAGQRLDRLHRADRSDVMNGAREWLVGRGYELALAAPPSKPAVIASGTLASDAPMRFGTPPLRTLALTHDTIVGDVRLLVTKMSALPLVRATIVTAPSGSADASVSSSGVGASVTRQRAVDDLDGLWRWIASTPRVRRGTSIYVTGAIEPAQAAQAIARAIATWPRQQVARLGGNETGTTSPFSPPSTLPQPLVPGVHAVEAPGRVQTELRLELRVPTATADDEIVARIFRRRLTTALNTRLRTERRWSYGANSRAVVEGDSSRIVITAEVQSDRVRESLQEAEAVVRAFADGVSAMPSPDVLAEGMRQELLLDHSTLADIESSLRTDLAAGRTVAWQSALLARIQRMNAEDLTRARRFADWSRMSVTLTGDPQAVR, from the coding sequence GTGCCCGCTCTCTCAGACGCGCAGCAACCACACGTGCTCTCCGCCGTCTCCTCCTACCGTCTCGACAACGGACTCACCGTGGTGCTGGCGCCCGATTCCACGGCCTTTCACGTGAGTGTGGAGCTCTGGCTTGCCTCGGGCACGCGCCATGATCCCAAAGGCCAACGGGGAACGGCCCATCTGCTCGAACACGTCTCGGCCGCTCTGGCGGCGCCGCTCGATTCCGAAGGGCGACGGCGCGCCGCGCCATTGCAGGCGAACAGCAACGCGCAGGTCCGACGCGATCACGCGCGGTACTTCCTGCTGGTCGATCCCTCGGCGCTCGATGCGGCGCTGGCCATGCATGCGGCACGTCTCGCGTTGCGCAGTGAGGCCATCACCGATTCGGTCGTGCGCGCGCACGCCGATATCGTGGTGAACGAAGGACGTGGCGGTGAGCTGCCGGTGACCGAAGGGCTGCAGCCGTACTGGCGTCTGCAGATCGGCACCTATGGGGATGCGCATCCCTATGGGCTCCTCGGAGAAACCGAACAATCGGTGCGCAGTATCTCGGCCGCGGATCTGCGCGCGTTTGCCGACGCCCATGCCGCGGTTGGTGATGCGATGCTCCTGGTCGTGGGCGCATTCGATGTCGATTCCACCCGGGCGCGCATCGCGGCACGGTACGGTGCTCTGCCTGCGCGGGCGAGCGGTGCTCCACGGCAATGGCGTGCCCTGCCAGCGACATCGACGCTTCGGCGAGAGATGCAGCGCGCCATTTCCGGTTCCTCGCGGCTCACGCGCCGGTTTGCCGTGCCACCACTCGGCGAATCCGCGCTCGAACACGCCGAGATTGCGCTGCGTCTCGCGGCTGACCGATGGGGGCGCGACGCGAAGGCGCTGCTGCGGCAGCCGCCCCGCGTGACAGTCGAACCGGGTATGCTCGCCAGTGATCTCACCATCAATGCGGAACTCGCGGATGGGAGTGCCATTGTTGCGGCGAGCCGTCTGCTCGATCAGGCGTTGTCGGCCGTGGCACGAGGTGACACTGTCGGACTCGGCGAGGCACGTGCCGAAGGCACCGCGACGATGCTCGGCTTGCTCGATGCCCTGGGCTTTCAGCGCTCCCGCAGCGAACAACTGGGCGAAGCCACGTTCTTCGCCGGGGATCCGGCCGTTGCCGGTCAGCGACTCGATCGGCTGCATCGCGCCGATCGGTCGGATGTCATGAATGGCGCACGCGAGTGGCTCGTGGGTCGGGGATATGAGCTGGCGCTCGCGGCACCACCTTCGAAGCCAGCGGTCATCGCGAGCGGCACGCTGGCATCCGATGCCCCCATGCGTTTCGGTACGCCACCGCTTCGTACACTCGCGCTCACACACGACACGATCGTCGGCGACGTGCGACTGCTCGTGACGAAGATGTCGGCGTTGCCGCTGGTGCGGGCCACCATCGTCACCGCGCCGTCCGGTTCCGCCGATGCGTCGGTGTCATCGTCAGGTGTCGGTGCGAGTGTCACGCGGCAACGTGCGGTGGATGATCTCGATGGCCTCTGGCGATGGATCGCGTCGACACCACGTGTGCGTCGGGGTACGAGCATCTACGTGACCGGCGCGATCGAACCGGCACAGGCGGCGCAGGCCATTGCCCGTGCGATCGCCACCTGGCCCCGGCAGCAGGTTGCCCGCCTTGGTGGCAATGAGACCGGGACGACGTCACCATTCTCCCCGCCTTCCACACTGCCGCAGCCGCTCGTGCCGGGCGTGCACGCGGTGGAAGCGCCCGGACGTGTGCAGACGGAGCTGCGTCTCGAACTCCGTGTCCCCACCGCCACTGCGGACGACGAAATCGTGGCCAGAATCTTCCGACGGCGCCTGACCACCGCGTTGAACACACGTCTTCGCACCGAACGGCGCTGGAGCTATGGCGCCAACAGCCGCGCGGTGGTGGAAGGGGATTCCAGTCGCATCGTCATCACCGCCGAAGTCCAGTCGGATCGGGTGCGTGAGTCGCTGCAGGAAGCCGAAGCCGTCGTGCGGGCATTCGCCGATGGTGTGTCCGCGATGCCGAGCCCCGATGTGTTGGCCGAAGGGATGCGTCAGGAATTGTTGCTGGATCATTCCACACTGGCGGACATCGAGAGCTCGCTACGCACCGATCTCGCGGCCGGCCGCACCGTGGCCTGGCAATCCGCGCTGCTGGCCCGGATTCAGCGGATGAACGCCGAGGATCTCACCCGCGCGCGGCGGTTCGCCGACTGGTCGCGCATGAGCGTCACGCTGACGGGGGATCCCCAGGCGGTGCGGTAG
- a CDS encoding GNAT family N-acetyltransferase, protein MPPTIELETDRLCLRQWRQTDLDPFAALNGDAEVMEFFSGLLSRAESDAMARRCQTLIAERGWGLWATELKATGEFIGFVGLHVPSAELPFSPCVEVGWRLAREFWGKGYATEGGRAALHAAFRRLGENEVVSFTSVGNIRSRRVMERLGMRATDVFDHPGIPEGHPLRKHCLYRLSVEAHDARAALAPDA, encoded by the coding sequence ATGCCACCGACGATCGAACTGGAAACGGACCGCCTCTGCTTGCGTCAGTGGAGACAAACCGATCTTGACCCGTTTGCCGCCCTGAACGGCGACGCGGAGGTCATGGAGTTCTTTTCCGGTCTGCTGTCCCGCGCCGAAAGTGACGCCATGGCGCGACGGTGTCAGACCCTCATCGCGGAGCGGGGGTGGGGTCTCTGGGCAACGGAGCTCAAGGCCACCGGTGAGTTCATCGGTTTTGTGGGCCTGCATGTCCCGTCCGCCGAACTGCCCTTCTCACCCTGCGTCGAGGTGGGATGGCGGCTCGCCCGTGAGTTCTGGGGCAAGGGTTACGCAACGGAAGGTGGCCGCGCGGCCCTGCACGCCGCGTTTCGGCGTCTTGGCGAGAATGAGGTGGTGTCCTTCACGTCGGTGGGCAATATCCGCTCCCGTCGTGTCATGGAACGGCTGGGCATGCGCGCAACCGACGTATTCGATCATCCGGGTATCCCGGAGGGGCACCCGCTGCGGAAACACTGTCTGTATCGGCTATCGGTGGAAGCGCATGACGCCCGCGCGGCGCTCGCGCCGGATGCGTGA
- a CDS encoding DUF3883 domain-containing protein translates to MTLLFCNLGWMERYQGLEFGDTIEGGGTYVEKQGRGHEICNFSEVNGTFYGYVQPSGQQIDINRLGAKPEDESISGITVVWTATRPTGGTAVVGWYKDATVFRSYQKFSIRSKSHDRNGIDGFWIKAPSNKARLFAVDERTCEIPRQTKGGMGRANIWYADQPQSVPTRRRVNSLLKGKQTTTSTKLSASRKQDQERKAQIEKAAIRACCDHFETLGYSVESVEKDNLGWDLEARSGKTCLRIEVKGLSGSTFSVELTPNEYRTFAEESNSYRLVVVVAALEHPELFVCRYSPELTAWIVEGRRGRSLEIQTKQSASIRCR, encoded by the coding sequence ATGACGCTGCTATTCTGCAACCTAGGTTGGATGGAGCGCTACCAAGGCCTCGAATTCGGGGACACGATTGAGGGCGGCGGGACATACGTTGAAAAACAAGGCCGCGGGCACGAGATCTGCAACTTTAGTGAGGTGAACGGCACCTTCTATGGTTATGTGCAGCCTTCTGGTCAACAGATAGATATCAATCGCCTCGGAGCCAAGCCAGAGGACGAGTCTATTTCCGGTATCACGGTCGTGTGGACCGCGACTCGTCCAACGGGAGGAACCGCAGTCGTTGGCTGGTACAAAGATGCTACCGTGTTTCGCAGCTATCAGAAATTTTCCATACGATCGAAATCACACGACCGGAATGGCATTGACGGTTTCTGGATAAAGGCTCCTTCAAACAAGGCAAGGCTTTTTGCCGTAGATGAGCGAACCTGTGAAATCCCAAGGCAGACTAAGGGTGGCATGGGTCGAGCCAACATTTGGTATGCCGATCAACCGCAGAGTGTTCCTACCCGTAGACGTGTGAACAGTCTTCTCAAGGGCAAACAAACAACGACCTCCACGAAACTATCTGCATCAAGGAAGCAGGATCAGGAAAGAAAGGCACAGATTGAAAAGGCTGCAATACGAGCCTGCTGCGATCACTTCGAGACACTTGGCTACTCAGTTGAGAGCGTTGAGAAGGACAACCTCGGCTGGGACTTGGAAGCCAGATCAGGAAAGACATGCCTACGCATAGAGGTCAAAGGCCTATCTGGGAGTACATTCTCTGTCGAACTTACTCCAAACGAGTATAGAACATTCGCAGAGGAATCGAATAGCTACCGCCTTGTAGTAGTGGTTGCTGCACTTGAGCACCCTGAGCTGTTCGTGTGCCGCTATAGCCCGGAGTTGACGGCGTGGATTGTAGAGGGGCGAAGGGGACGATCTCTCGAGATACAAACGAAGCAGAGTGCATCCATCCGCTGTCGCTAA
- a CDS encoding PEP-CTERM sorting domain-containing protein codes for MNWSGVDHVRFESGDGSLDCQFVFDNFRFNNVTDPTVVPEPATFVLVAGGLALFGLARVRRARTS; via the coding sequence GTGAACTGGAGCGGCGTGGACCACGTGCGTTTCGAGTCCGGCGATGGCTCGCTGGACTGCCAGTTTGTCTTCGACAACTTCCGCTTCAACAACGTGACGGACCCGACCGTCGTCCCGGAGCCGGCCACGTTCGTGCTCGTCGCCGGCGGACTCGCCCTGTTCGGTCTGGCCCGAGTGCGGCGGGCGCGCACCTCCTGA
- a CDS encoding VOC family protein has protein sequence MGQIAIVTHDVPRVREFYRDRLRLRYLFEAGDMAFLNCGGVRLMQTAPKEAEFDHRPSILYFRVEEIDEAFRAVSEHGVHFGFQSRRFVIQPAAIGCEPVLDHVCRRRTHAIRSSSRMPGGHQKEKDHTTHQ, from the coding sequence ATCGGACAGATCGCGATCGTCACGCACGATGTGCCTCGCGTCCGCGAGTTCTATCGCGACCGCCTGAGGTTGCGATATCTGTTCGAAGCGGGTGACATGGCGTTCCTGAATTGTGGTGGCGTGCGGTTGATGCAGACCGCGCCCAAGGAGGCGGAGTTCGATCACCGACCGTCGATTCTGTATTTCCGGGTGGAAGAGATCGACGAAGCCTTCCGGGCCGTGAGTGAGCATGGTGTGCATTTTGGGTTTCAGTCGCGGCGGTTCGTCATCCAACCTGCCGCCATCGGCTGCGAGCCGGTGCTAGACCATGTGTGTAGGCGCCGTACTCACGCGATTCGATCGTCTTCTCGCATGCCAGGCGGCCACCAGAAGGAAAAGGATCACACCACCCATCAGTAG
- a CDS encoding Ada metal-binding domain-containing protein, which produces MTSPLSSPKLYQLVGPDGTRYSSPEKGTLGGYRKERRYGRLDCKAARRALATGRGYEQQRVFFADEATAIAAGYRPCAVCMPEEYKAWKARQ; this is translated from the coding sequence ATGACTTCGCCTCTCTCCTCCCCGAAGCTGTACCAGCTCGTCGGTCCCGACGGCACGCGGTACAGCAGCCCCGAAAAAGGCACGCTCGGCGGCTATCGCAAGGAACGCCGCTATGGCCGCCTCGACTGCAAGGCCGCCCGTCGGGCCCTCGCCACCGGCCGCGGCTATGAACAGCAGCGCGTGTTTTTTGCCGACGAAGCCACGGCCATCGCCGCCGGCTATCGTCCATGCGCGGTCTGCATGCCCGAGGAATACAAGGCATGGAAGGCCAGGCAATGA
- a CDS encoding LytTR family DNA-binding domain-containing protein: MMPLRVVVADDEPLILADLVRLLGAIPGVEVVGQGRNGVEVIDLVHALVPDALFLDVQMPALDGLGVVAELDPERAPAVVFVTAFDRYAVPAFEAHAVDYLLKPFDPQRLRRAVDRVRGRLASQRTKDFEHLVAALTAERQGRGEHLERIAARGVRRTTLIDLKDVLWLEAADNYVRLHTRQGVHLTRRTMKELEIALDPRRFARIHRSTIVALDQVRELRPLGDGDQEVLLVDGTRLILTRSWREAFEARFGGIA, encoded by the coding sequence ATGATGCCGCTCCGTGTCGTCGTGGCCGACGACGAACCGCTCATTCTCGCCGATCTCGTCCGGCTGCTCGGAGCGATACCCGGCGTCGAAGTCGTGGGGCAGGGCCGCAACGGGGTGGAAGTCATCGACCTCGTTCACGCACTCGTGCCCGACGCACTCTTTCTCGACGTGCAGATGCCCGCGCTGGACGGACTGGGTGTGGTGGCCGAACTCGATCCCGAGCGTGCTCCCGCGGTGGTGTTCGTGACCGCATTCGACCGTTATGCCGTTCCCGCATTCGAAGCGCATGCCGTCGACTATCTGCTCAAGCCCTTCGATCCGCAGCGCCTCAGGCGAGCCGTCGATCGTGTGCGCGGGCGGCTCGCCTCACAACGGACCAAGGATTTCGAGCATCTGGTCGCGGCGCTGACCGCCGAGCGACAGGGACGTGGCGAACACCTCGAGCGCATCGCCGCGCGCGGCGTCCGGCGCACCACATTGATCGATCTGAAGGACGTGCTCTGGCTGGAAGCCGCCGACAATTATGTGCGCCTGCATACGCGCCAGGGTGTGCATCTCACGCGGCGCACCATGAAGGAACTCGAGATCGCACTCGATCCGCGGCGCTTCGCGCGCATCCATCGCTCCACGATCGTGGCGCTCGATCAGGTGCGTGAGCTGCGTCCGCTCGGTGATGGTGATCAGGAAGTGCTGCTGGTGGACGGTACGCGTCTGATCCTGACGCGCTCGTGGCGGGAGGCGTTCGAGGCGCGGTTTGGTGGGATTGCGTGA
- a CDS encoding IS110 family transposase, giving the protein MTRTGGDDRTAREESNMFVGLDVAKAELVVSVLPAGERFAVANDERGARTLVERLRGMPPQLVVLEATGGYELLAVGGLAVAALPVVVVNPRHVRDFARATGQLAQTDRIDAHILARFADVVRPEVRVLPDAQAHELDALLTRRRPLLEMRQAERNRVGQVFGGGKKLVRKSRKAHIAVLERELQLTDTDLGALIKASPAWRERDELRRRVPGVGPVMSRTLLADLPELGRFSRRAIAKRVGVASLSRDSGTLRGRRFVQGGRAPVRAVLDIAALVATKRNAVIRAFYQRLLAAGKPKKLALVACMRKLLTILNTMVRTNTLWAVNTERQALSTA; this is encoded by the coding sequence ATGACAAGGACGGGCGGGGATGACAGAACCGCAAGGGAGGAGAGCAACATGTTCGTCGGCCTCGATGTGGCGAAGGCGGAGCTGGTCGTGAGCGTGCTCCCGGCCGGAGAGCGGTTCGCGGTGGCAAACGATGAACGCGGGGCGCGCACGCTGGTGGAGCGACTGCGCGGAATGCCACCGCAGCTCGTCGTGTTGGAGGCGACCGGCGGCTACGAACTGCTGGCCGTCGGCGGGCTGGCCGTCGCTGCGCTGCCGGTCGTCGTGGTGAATCCACGCCACGTGCGCGATTTTGCTCGGGCGACAGGCCAGCTCGCACAGACGGATCGCATCGACGCCCACATCCTGGCCCGATTCGCAGATGTCGTGCGTCCCGAGGTGCGCGTGCTCCCCGACGCGCAGGCGCACGAACTGGATGCGCTCCTCACCCGCCGCCGACCGCTCTTGGAGATGCGGCAGGCCGAGCGCAATCGCGTCGGACAGGTGTTCGGCGGCGGCAAGAAGCTGGTGCGCAAGAGTCGCAAGGCGCACATCGCGGTTCTTGAGCGCGAACTGCAGCTCACCGACACGGATCTCGGTGCGCTGATCAAGGCTAGCCCGGCGTGGCGCGAGCGCGATGAGCTGCGGCGCCGTGTGCCCGGCGTCGGTCCGGTCATGTCGCGCACCCTGCTCGCAGATCTGCCGGAACTCGGCCGATTCTCGCGGCGTGCGATCGCGAAACGGGTTGGGGTCGCGTCGCTGAGTCGCGACTCCGGCACGCTGCGGGGGCGACGCTTCGTCCAAGGCGGCCGTGCGCCGGTGCGCGCCGTCCTGGACATAGCGGCGCTCGTCGCCACGAAACGCAATGCGGTGATCCGCGCGTTCTACCAGCGGCTGCTTGCTGCGGGTAAGCCCAAGAAACTGGCGCTCGTCGCGTGCATGCGAAAACTGCTCACGATACTGAACACGATGGTGCGTACCAACACTCTGTGGGCCGTGAACACCGAACGCCAAGCCCTGTCGACAGCTTGA
- a CDS encoding serine hydrolase, producing the protein MLRFVRPQVQIAGCALGAMLLAASIAGAQQEPYPGFDAWVAKTMADGKVPGLSLAIVRNDSVIYVKAYGVKEIGKPDKTDENTLFEIGSTTKTFTSTLVGIMQTDGKLRFDDRITTHLPDFRLYDPYASAEVTIRDALSHRTGLARGELMWLGSGLSRTEIIRRLRFQPPATSFRSAYAYNNPMIVVAGEVAAKAGGSTWEDLIQQRILTPLGMTRSMPVVKDFRRVSNVATPHAVGPSGSYAQEHEILENIGPAGSINSTARDMAQYLRFQMGDGTFNGKRIIATDALREIHTPQMLIASGGRGSGDGVARLNSYGLGFFVADFRDRVYWNHGGNTVGMTAAMGMLPTEKIGAVVLSNLDHTGVPDAVVRYVLERHLNVPMQVAQTGRGNGAGGGGGAGGAGAGRGNAAPAPVSNTPPVSLAAYVGTFADSLFGEVTVAEKDGKLSAVRGGLNGTMEPVNRDNFTWSTGLTVLPTLPVQFLVGADGRASALVVTFGGESWRLGRKVVRTGGPGGR; encoded by the coding sequence GTGCTTCGATTCGTCCGCCCGCAGGTTCAGATCGCCGGCTGTGCACTCGGCGCCATGCTGCTCGCGGCATCGATCGCCGGGGCGCAGCAGGAGCCCTACCCGGGGTTTGATGCCTGGGTCGCCAAGACGATGGCCGACGGGAAGGTGCCGGGATTGTCGCTCGCCATCGTGCGCAACGACTCCGTGATCTACGTCAAAGCCTACGGCGTGAAGGAGATCGGCAAGCCGGACAAGACCGACGAGAACACCCTGTTCGAAATCGGATCGACGACGAAGACGTTCACGTCGACGTTGGTGGGCATCATGCAGACCGACGGCAAGTTGCGCTTCGATGACCGGATCACCACGCATCTTCCCGATTTCCGGTTGTACGATCCGTATGCCAGCGCCGAGGTCACCATTCGCGACGCACTCTCGCATCGCACCGGCCTCGCGCGTGGTGAACTGATGTGGCTGGGCTCGGGGTTGTCGCGCACGGAGATCATCCGTCGTCTGCGTTTTCAGCCGCCCGCCACGAGCTTTCGTTCGGCGTACGCATACAACAACCCGATGATCGTGGTTGCGGGCGAAGTGGCCGCGAAGGCGGGAGGCAGCACGTGGGAGGATCTGATCCAGCAGCGTATCCTCACGCCGCTTGGCATGACACGCAGCATGCCGGTGGTGAAGGACTTCCGTCGTGTGTCCAACGTGGCCACGCCGCATGCGGTCGGGCCTTCGGGATCGTACGCGCAGGAGCATGAAATTCTCGAGAACATCGGGCCCGCCGGTTCCATCAATTCGACGGCGCGCGACATGGCGCAGTATCTCCGCTTCCAGATGGGCGACGGGACGTTCAATGGGAAGCGGATCATCGCAACCGACGCACTGCGCGAGATTCACACGCCACAGATGCTGATCGCCAGCGGCGGTCGAGGCAGTGGCGATGGTGTGGCGCGACTCAATTCGTACGGACTGGGCTTCTTCGTCGCCGATTTCCGCGACCGTGTCTACTGGAATCACGGCGGCAACACGGTGGGCATGACGGCCGCGATGGGCATGCTGCCCACGGAGAAGATCGGCGCGGTCGTGCTCAGTAACCTCGATCATACCGGCGTGCCCGACGCCGTCGTGCGCTACGTGCTCGAACGGCACCTCAACGTTCCGATGCAGGTCGCGCAAACCGGTCGTGGGAATGGTGCCGGTGGTGGTGGCGGCGCTGGCGGTGCGGGAGCCGGACGCGGCAATGCGGCGCCGGCACCTGTGTCGAACACGCCGCCCGTGTCGCTGGCCGCGTACGTCGGTACGTTTGCCGACAGTCTGTTCGGTGAAGTCACCGTCGCCGAGAAGGATGGCAAGCTCTCGGCCGTGCGTGGCGGATTGAACGGCACGATGGAGCCGGTGAATCGCGACAACTTCACGTGGTCGACCGGGCTCACGGTGCTGCCGACGCTGCCGGTGCAATTCCTGGTTGGTGCGGACGGACGGGCCAGCGCGCTGGTGGTGACGTTCGGGGGAGAGTCGTGGCGGCTGGGGCGGAAGGTGGTGCGGACGGGCGGGCCGGGAGGACGGTGA
- a CDS encoding YbhB/YbcL family Raf kinase inhibitor-like protein — MKVLSTLASIVAGGFLVALPLSAQQPAAAPPAMVLTVEGFADGGDIPVKFSQAAPGVAPGEGLSPAMRWTNVPAGTQSFVLNMRDLDVARNRTTEDQAHWIVWNIPATATGMSEGQPKGAQLPDGSWQHSATGLMYRGPGAGANGPRHHYMFEIYALDVKLNVTPGADAFESRAKVFQAMQGHVLGKAVYGGLFRRPAP, encoded by the coding sequence ATGAAAGTTCTCAGCACCCTTGCCTCGATCGTTGCCGGCGGATTTCTCGTCGCACTGCCACTGTCCGCCCAGCAACCGGCAGCGGCGCCACCGGCCATGGTGCTCACCGTGGAAGGCTTCGCCGATGGCGGCGACATCCCCGTGAAATTCAGTCAGGCCGCCCCCGGCGTCGCGCCCGGCGAAGGTCTTTCCCCCGCCATGCGCTGGACGAACGTGCCGGCCGGCACCCAGTCATTCGTGCTGAACATGCGCGACCTCGATGTCGCGCGAAATCGCACCACCGAAGACCAGGCGCATTGGATCGTGTGGAACATCCCCGCCACCGCGACGGGCATGAGCGAGGGGCAGCCCAAGGGTGCCCAGTTGCCCGACGGCAGTTGGCAGCACAGCGCGACCGGTCTGATGTATCGTGGCCCCGGTGCGGGCGCGAACGGGCCTCGGCATCACTACATGTTCGAGATCTATGCCCTCGACGTGAAGCTCAACGTGACACCCGGCGCCGACGCGTTCGAATCGCGCGCGAAGGTCTTCCAAGCAATGCAGGGCCACGTGCTGGGCAAGGCGGTGTACGGCGGTCTGTTCCGTCGACCGGCGCCGTAA
- a CDS encoding histidine kinase, giving the protein MTAATEPESWSSGPFRTFAGIFTLFVILAAVPLHLARRAAKEPSSFGEALLYGAATWGIWLALAPFISALGRRWDFRPGSRWRSLVVHLSVVLVAHVIGTTIAIVTAVALFDTTGTEPLLNIGNLLRNMTNSTRISVSLLTYAGIVGLDHARRVRQALRARELQAVRLEAQATRARLEALGARLQPHFLFNALQSVSALVDEDPARARTMLAQLGDLLRDALASDASGEVSLREELVLLDRYLAIERTRFADRLHIEIQAAPDVGSLQVPRFLLQPLAENALRHGLAPRPEGGTLRVTAARDHDRLRLRVWNDGEPLRHDHSDRIGLTTTRERLAARYGDQASFRLGAAPEGGVEAVVELPA; this is encoded by the coding sequence ATGACCGCCGCCACCGAGCCGGAGTCCTGGTCGTCGGGCCCGTTCCGCACCTTCGCCGGCATCTTCACGCTCTTCGTAATTCTCGCGGCGGTGCCGCTGCATCTCGCCCGCCGCGCGGCCAAGGAACCGTCGTCCTTCGGTGAAGCGCTTCTCTATGGCGCGGCGACGTGGGGCATCTGGCTTGCTCTCGCTCCATTCATATCGGCACTCGGGCGTCGCTGGGACTTCCGTCCCGGCAGTCGGTGGCGCTCGCTCGTGGTCCATCTGTCGGTCGTCCTGGTGGCGCATGTCATCGGAACGACAATCGCGATTGTGACCGCCGTGGCCCTGTTCGACACGACCGGTACCGAGCCGCTGCTGAACATCGGGAATCTCCTGCGCAACATGACGAACAGCACCCGGATCTCCGTGTCGCTGCTCACCTATGCCGGCATCGTCGGACTCGATCATGCGCGACGCGTGCGACAGGCGCTTCGAGCGCGGGAGCTGCAGGCCGTGCGTCTCGAGGCGCAGGCGACGCGGGCCCGGTTGGAAGCGCTCGGCGCCCGACTCCAGCCGCACTTCCTCTTCAACGCCCTCCAGTCGGTGTCGGCCCTCGTCGACGAAGACCCCGCGCGCGCCCGCACCATGCTCGCGCAACTCGGCGACTTGTTACGCGACGCACTCGCGTCCGACGCCAGCGGTGAGGTGTCGCTGCGGGAGGAACTGGTGCTGCTGGACCGTTATCTGGCGATCGAACGGACACGCTTCGCCGACCGGTTGCACATCGAGATCCAGGCGGCGCCCGATGTGGGCAGCCTTCAGGTGCCGCGCTTCCTCCTGCAGCCACTCGCGGAGAATGCGCTGCGACACGGCCTCGCCCCGCGTCCCGAGGGTGGAACCCTCCGTGTCACCGCGGCGCGCGACCACGACCGTCTCCGGCTCCGTGTCTGGAACGATGGCGAACCACTGCGGCACGACCACAGTGACCGCATCGGACTCACCACGACACGCGAACGACTCGCGGCACGCTATGGCGACCAGGCCAGCTTCCGGCTCGGCGCCGCGCCGGAGGGCGGAGTCGAGGCGGTGGTGGAGCTCCCCGCATGA
- a CDS encoding putative adhesin — MHIFLSGHGGWTPSSGFTKMPARCSLHFYTHFAKLLMTDMETKILAGSWRTVERSHGQYMTAPNMTLYGQPAAWTQRAEKALDHGVWGADATILALPDEDDQATLSELFEEMIKAGPLEEDVHFHWLCCSHVDLKPAGGADVGFNASDFVHNSGYQGLSGRYRNENQRGVFKPIIGELKRKGLR; from the coding sequence ATGCACATCTTCCTGAGTGGACACGGTGGCTGGACACCCAGCTCCGGTTTCACGAAGATGCCGGCCCGATGCTCACTGCATTTCTACACACATTTCGCCAAGCTGCTCATGACCGACATGGAGACAAAAATCCTTGCCGGGTCATGGCGGACCGTCGAGCGAAGTCATGGCCAGTACATGACGGCACCCAACATGACCTTGTACGGACAACCGGCCGCGTGGACGCAGCGCGCGGAAAAGGCTCTCGACCATGGCGTCTGGGGTGCGGACGCCACGATCCTCGCGCTACCCGACGAAGACGATCAAGCCACTCTCTCCGAATTGTTCGAAGAGATGATCAAGGCGGGGCCGCTCGAGGAGGATGTGCACTTCCATTGGTTGTGCTGCAGCCACGTCGATCTCAAGCCGGCGGGTGGTGCCGACGTCGGGTTCAACGCGAGCGACTTCGTGCACAATTCGGGCTATCAGGGCCTGTCCGGACGCTATCGCAATGAAAATCAGCGAGGTGTTTTCAAACCGATCATCGGAGAACTGAAGCGGAAGGGGCTTCGCTGA